ACAGCTGCAATTGCTTTACTTGCAAAATTAATTTAGCAATTTTTGTTGCTAATTATCAGCTATAAAAAATGTCTTATTTTTTGAATATAATAAAATAATTTTTTGTGTTATAATAAATAAGCAATTTATTTAATGACCGAAGATAAATTTCAATTTTCATAAATATTAAACACTCAACAAGTATTAAAAATAAATAAATTAAACGTAGGAGGCAGTCATGAGACAAACAACAATGCAACATGCACACCAAGCTGACAAAAAATGATATGTTATTGACGCTGAAGGTCAAGTTTTAGGGCGTTTAGCATCATTTGTTGCTAGCGTACTTAGAGGAAAACACAAACCAACTTTCACACCAAATGCTGACATGGGAGACAACATTATTATTGTTAATGCAGATAAAGTTGTTCTTACAGGAAACAAAGAAGAAGACAAAATCTACTACTCACACTCAGGATACCCAGGTGGTCTTAAAAGCATTACAGCAGCAAAACTTAGAGTTAAAAAACCTATTGCTCTTTTAGAAAAAGCAATTTTCGGAATGTTACCACACACAAAATTAGGAAACAGACAACGTCGTAACTTATTTGTTTACGCAGGTCCAGAACACCAACACGCTTCTCAAAAACCAGAAAGATTAGAGGTTAAATAATTATGGCTAAAGAATTAGTATACCGTGGATTAGGAAGAAGAAAATCTTCAGTTGCTCGTGTAAGACTTACAGAAGGAAAAGGAAACTTTGTAATCAACAAACGTGATGCAAGAGAATACTTGACTTCAGATATTTACCTTAAAGATGCAAACCAACCTTTCGTTTTAACAGAAACAGTGGGACAATTCGATGTTAGTGTAAATGTTGCTGGTGGCGGATTAAGTGGTCAAGCAGGTGCTATTAGATTAGGTATTGCTCGTGCTTTACTTGAAGTTAGTGCAGATTACCGTGCAGCATTAAAAGCAGCAGGAATGCTTACAAGAGATGCTCGTGCTAAAGAACGTAAAAAACCAGGTTTACGTGCAGCTCGTCGTGCAAGACAATTCTCAAAACGTTAATTTATTTAATAATTTTTCTTATCTATTTTACATTTTAGTGTATAATAGATATACATGCGAGCGTAGCTCAGCTGGTTAGAGCACACGACTGATAATCGTGAGGTCGATGGTTCAAGTCCATTCGTTCGCACCATTTCATTTATGACCTAAAAGCAAGCACATTCGCTTGCTTTTTTCTTTTTTAAATTAGAATTAGGAGTATCATTTAACTATGAATTCAAATGTTTTAAATTCGAAAAAAAGTTTTATAGCTGGACTTGTTTTATCAGCTTTATTTGCACTTTTTGCGATTGTAATTATCATTTTATTAGCATTAGTTGCAAGCGAACAAATTCAAATTAAAACAGTTACTAAGAAAAACTTAGGACTTGCGGTAATGGGGATTATTGCATTTAGCTTTATTGTAATCACCTTTTTCTTAATAACAAGAATAATTGGTAAAAGATCAAACCTATTTGTGGTATTTAAAATATTACAAAATAGAGAAGAAAACAAACCAGATAAAACTTGAATTAAAGTGCTTAAAATAACTAATTTACTTAATAGTAAAACATCAAATCGCATTATTGAAGAATATAAAGATATGGTAGTTAAAAAAAGTTTTAAAATATAGCAATTTTGCTGTATTTTTTTATGTCATTTCCCCAAATATTGGAGCATTTGCACATAGATAATATATAATTTAAATAATAAATAAAATAAGATAAAAAATAAAAAAGGAAACAACTATGAAGGTTGATATAATTGAAACATTAACCAATAAATTGTTAAAAATTGGTTTAGACAATCAAAACATTAATTTCAGGGAAACAAAAACTTCTACTGTTAAAATTAATTATGATTTAAATGCTTTTTTAGATAGTGTTGAAAAGAAAAAAAGCATTTATTTTGAAGCTTCCAAAAATGATATAAAACCTATTTTGAGTGAAGGCCCTAAACATATTATTCT
This genomic window from Mycoplasmopsis gallinacea contains:
- the rplM gene encoding 50S ribosomal protein L13 codes for the protein MRQTTMQHAHQADKKWYVIDAEGQVLGRLASFVASVLRGKHKPTFTPNADMGDNIIIVNADKVVLTGNKEEDKIYYSHSGYPGGLKSITAAKLRVKKPIALLEKAIFGMLPHTKLGNRQRRNLFVYAGPEHQHASQKPERLEVK
- the rpsI gene encoding 30S ribosomal protein S9, yielding MAKELVYRGLGRRKSSVARVRLTEGKGNFVINKRDAREYLTSDIYLKDANQPFVLTETVGQFDVSVNVAGGGLSGQAGAIRLGIARALLEVSADYRAALKAAGMLTRDARAKERKKPGLRAARRARQFSKR